ACCTGGGCACCTGTAAGGCGGACGATTGCTGCGTTTCCGCCTGAATGGTCATTATGGGAATGGGTGTTTATTACTGCAGCAATTTTTTTGCCCGGAAAGAGTTCCGTTACCGCAGATACAATGTCTTCTCCGTCTTGTGGAGTAACGCCTGAATCAATTATATATACGGATGTTGATGTGCAGACAACGCCTGTTGCATTGGGTGTGTTAAAGTATCCGCAGCAGGCAGAAAGCTTTACGTAGTTTGAAGCCGTTACTGACATTTTAAACCTCCATAAAAAAGGGCTGCCCGTAAAAATCTGTGGACAGCCCGTAGTTTTTCATTATCTGCGCAAAATCATTTCAGGCATAAGTCTGAATGTCTTTAATCTTAGAATTTTGCAGCAGCGATTGCCTTTACGGTGTAGTCGTAATGGTGATCGTTGATTGTAAAGGTCTTCTCATCTCCTGCCTTGAGGTTGAGGAGAGAATCTCCCAACGGTGAAAGGTAAGAAATGATTCCTTCCTCAGAGTTTGATTCCCAAGGACCGAGAATTGTAAGAACTTCTTCTTTTCCTTCGATGTTGTTGAAAAGTGTAACTGTTGTACCGAATGATACGAAAGAAGTTGTAACTGTTGTCGGATCAAATACTGTTGCACGGGCAAGTTCTTCCTTGAGTTTGGCAAGCTTGCTGTTCATGCGGCTCTGAGCTTCTCTTGCGGAAATGTATTCAGCATTTTCCTTAAGGTCGCCTTTTTCTTTTGCATCACCGACTTCTTTTGCAATTTTCGGAAGCTGAACTTTTTCAATGTCTTCTGCAAGTGCGCGTTTGATTTCAAGCATTTTTGCAGTAACAAGAGTTCCTTTAGGTGCTTCCTGTTTTGTTTCAGTTTCCTGGAATTTAAAGTCAGGATAAGCTGCAAGAATTCCGTTGCGGAGCTGAGACTTGAATGTTGAATCAAGGTCGCGTACGTCATTGATCATTGTATACATTCTTGTAATGGTGTCACGGTCTTTAGAAAGCATGAACTCAAGCATTCTGTTTTCTACATCTCCGTTAACTTTATCTGCAAAGAGGAGTGTAGTTGCATTCTTGATAGTTTTCTTGTTGTCTACAGTGTTTACGTGATTGTTGATTTCGCGGTAACACAGAGAAATGATGTTTACCATTGTTACAAGCTGTTTTTCTTCGCTTACTGCAGCTTCCTTAAACCATTCCGTATCACGGCACTGGTCGTAAAGGTAGATTGCTGCGTCACGATAATTGCGGTATTCATTGAAGCAGTTCTGAACCATGTGAATGACTCTGTCTTTCTTTCCGGCGTTAATCATTTCATCAAGGAGACTCTTCTTAAGTACTACAGGGAAAAGGTGTGTATACTGTTTGTCCCAGTCTTCAAGCTGACGTACGTTGCTGAGGAACTGCTGCCTGAGGTTTGTATTTTTTGAATCCTTAAGTTTAGCATACATACCGCGGCGGCTGGAAATTTCTGAGTAAAGGTCGGCGAATGAGAATTTAATTGGAGATTCGATTGCCGGAACTTTCTTAGTGATATCCTGAATTATGAGGAATGAAGCAGTAACCTGTTCCGTGATATTTGAGAAGGCCTTTACATAGCCTGCAAAGTAGCTGAACATGTCGGCAAACTGTTCTTCCGTAGGATCAAAGTCATCAAGGTTGATGTAACGGGTGATGATGTCTACTTTTGCAAAGAAATTCTTTTCTGCCTTGAATTCATTTGCAAGACGTTCTGCCTTGCTGATTTCGTGGTCACGTACTGTATAGAAGTTGATGTCATTAGGATTTACGTCAAATACCGGATTTGATTCGAGAATCTTAACTGCCTTTGTGTGCCAGCTGGTCCATTCACCCTGAGTAAGGATTGAAGGTACGAGTTCAGCCTTAATCCTTTTATCGTCACAGTTATTGTTGAAACTGCGGATAATAGTCTTGAGGGTTCCTTCAATGTCATTTTTAACGAGTTTTACGAGTTCTTCCTTCTTTTTAGTAGCTTTAAGAACCCAGATGTGACCGCGGTCAAGAGGCTGAAGTGCTTTTACTGCCATTTCAAGATTCATCTGGCGTACTCCGGTTTTCTTTCCGAAGTTAATTGTAAGCATGTCGCCTTCAACCTTCATGATTTTTCCAACACCCCAGGTTCTGTGGAAGATGAAATTCTTTGCATCAAAAGCAATGTGCTTCTCAAAGTCATTGATTGCTTCGAAAACGTCGCGGTATGCCTGATTGAGGTTTGAAAGACGAATGTAGTCTTCAAGATGAGTATGATCGGCATATTTTGCACTGTAGCATTCCGTAATTTCCTTTCTTGCCCATGTGTCCTTTGGATCATGCTCAAGAATGATTTTAAGAATGGAGATGGCTGTATCCCACTTAGCAATATCCTTGTAGTACTGGTAAACTTCCTGCATGAGGGATGCTGCTTTGTATCCGTTGATGCTCTTTGTAACCTTGCGTTCTACACGGAGGAAGAAGTCAAGGTCTTCAGGAATGAGTTTTACGAGTTTTGACCATACTTCTTTTACTGCATTTGAATTTTTAGCAGTAACATAGCGGAGAAGGGCTTTTTTATAATAGCTTATGGCTGTTTCTTTGTTTTCCTGAGATTCATATCTTTCTGCAAGAATCTTTGCAATGTCAGCTTCTTCAAAATCTGCCTTAACTATTCTTTCGTAAAGTTCCCATACTTTGTCGTTGTTGGAATTCTTATAGAATTCGGCAAGCTTTCTGAGTGCAAACTTATTCTGGGAGTCTTCTTCGAGAATTGAATCACAAAGGTATTCAACAAGAGAATCCTTCAGGTTTTTTTCGAAAATTTCAATAAGAGTAACAAGTGAACTTGTATCTACGTCTCCGGAGCGTAATGCAATCATGCCTGAAAGGTAGAGTGCAACGATGCTGTCCTTTGAATGTGCGAGCTGTTCGTCACAGATTTCCTTTATCTGCTTCTCACAGTTTTCGGCCCTGGCTTTTTCAAGTGTTTCTGCCAGTTCCATAAGATTGTTTTTTGTAAAATCGTTGATGCCCGCTCTCGTCCATGATTCCTTTTTAAGCATTTCACGAACGGAATTTTCAAGTTCTTCAGCCATGTTTTTACTCCTGTTTATATGGTTGTGTTTTATATTGACTCTTACTCGTTTATATAAATCTTCCAGATGTTTCTGTCATGATCCCTTATTTTGAGCAGAACTTCATTTATGTTTGCCATGCTGTCCTTTGAAAGGGCATAGTGGTCAATCAGCCAGAAATAAAGGTTGATCAGCCTTGGCGTAATTACAGCACTGTTGCATGAAGGGTCTTTGAGCTCGTTTTCCCGTGAATATATTTCCTGCTTGAGACGAAGAACCTCAAGAAATTTCAGTTCACGTTTTTTGTTGAAAACCCCCAGAAGGACTCCGTATACAGGAATCCATTCATGAAGTGCATCTCCCTCATAACCTTTAGCCCTTACTTCATTTATAAGAAGGTTTATAAGCGGGGAATCAAGAAAATCAAAGTCTATCTTTCTGGCATTCATGAAGAATGCTTCCCTGAAAAGAAGCTTTGCATATTTTGTTTCTCCGCAAAGGGCAAAACAGTCTGCTTTTTCTGCTACGGCCGCTGCATTGTTCGGCAGTAACTGTACAGACTGAGTAAGACAGTCCAGTGCGTTTTCATAGGAACCAAGCTTCTTGTAGCACAGACCTCTTTTTCTGTTTATTTCTGCACTCAGGCTTTCATCTCCTGCAGTCCGGTCCAGTGCTTTTGTATAACATTCAAGAGCCAGTGAAAAAACTCCTTTTTTAAGGGAGTAAACTGTTTTTCCTAAGAATTCTGATTCCTTGAGAACCTTTTCAGGCTGTACGACCGACATGAAGTCTTTCCAATGATTCACCAGGTATTCTCCCTGGTCGAAACTGTCCAGTTTTGGAAGCTTTTCAAGGGTTTTCTGCCAGAAAGCGCAGTACTGTATGGAATAAACTATGTCTTTGTTGTCAAGATCCGAGGTGAGTGTGTCGTTTAACACGGCTCCTGCCTGATCCAGACAGCATATTTCCATAAGTTTGTATGCCTGTTCAAAGGCAGACTGCGACTGTATTCCCATGAAGAATATTATACTGAATAGAATTATTTAGTCAATGTAGGGTTTTTGATTTTTGGGGAATAGTTTATAATGGTTTTAAATATATTTGTCAACATTGTTTCTATGTAAAAAAACAAAAAATATGAAGCTTTTTGAGATTGTTTTCAGATTGCAGAAGATGCGGAAGGCTGTCTTTAATATTCTCTTCATTATATTGTAAAAATACGGCTCTTACGTTATCATATTTTTATTATGGATAATAAGATTGTTTTATCTCCGTCTCTTTTATCTGCAGATTTTTCAGATCTTGGCGGGGCATTGAAGGAAATAGAAAAAACAGACGGTTCCTGGGTTCATATTGATGTTATGGACGGACATTTTGTACCTCAGGTAACTTATGGTCAGCCGGTAATAAAGTCCATCAGAAAATGTTCCGCTCTGCCTTTTGACGTGCACCTGATGATAGAAAAACCGGAAATGTCAATTCCTTCATATATTGAAAGCGGGGCTGATTATATAACTTTTCATGCAGAGGCAACGGCACATGCTGATCTGTGCATTCAGATGATTCATAATGCCGGAAAAAAGGCGGGAGTAGCCCTTTGTCCTTCTACACCGGTTTCTGTTCTGGAAGAACTTCTGCCGTATATTGATCTTGTTCTGGTTATGACGGTTAATCCGGGGTGGGGCGGTCAGAAACTCATTCCGTATACAGTTGAAAAAGTCAGAAAACTTGCCGATATAAGAAGAAGGGAAGGCTTGGGCTTTCTCATTTCAGTAGATGGCGGCGTTAATTCAAAGACACTTCCGCTGGTACTGGAGGCCGGAACTGATGTTGTTGTTTCCGGATCATCTTTCTTTACAGGGGAACTTAAGTGGAATTAATAAAAAAAACATTCCGTTTTATAATTGTACCGGTACTCATCTTTACTTGTACTGCAGCGGCTTTTTCCCAGGAACTTGATGCCCGTGGCCGTTCGTATGTTCAGGGGCTGGAATCCTACAGAAACGGGGACTGGACGGGAGCAAGCCTTTTTTTGAGGCAGGCTGTGGCTTCTCCTGTTTATTCAACGGCAGACAGCTGGTACATACTCATTCTGAGTGAGATGTACGCAGAAAACTATACCGGCGTCGTAAATGATGCGGATTACTTTCTTTCGACTTTTGAAGATTCAGGACTTGGTCCTTATGTTTCATATCAGAAAGGCCGTGCCCTTCATTATCTTGGACAGAATGATGATGCCGTGATTGTTCTCAGTGATTACTGTCATCAGAATCCCGGAGATGCAATGTATCCGTCGGCTCTGTTCTGGCTTGGTGAGTGTTTTTATGATGATTATAATTTTGAGACGGCCAGGGCTCTGTATGAAAAGGTTGTGGCTGATTTTCCTGAAAATGAAAAGTCTCCTGACGCTCAGTTCAAGCTTGATCTTATAGCCCAGAGGGAACGGGAGCAGAAGCTTCTTTACCTTCTTAAAATGACGGGAGAGGAATATCTGAGTTCCCGTGAGGAATATGAGAAACAGCTTCGGGAGTATCAGACGGAAGATCTTGTTTCCCTTAGAAGGCAGTTGAATGCTGCAAACCAGCGTATTAAGGAACTGGAGGCCGGTGCTGCAAAAGTTCAGGTTCCTTCTGCTTCAAACGGTGTTTCTGATGAAGAAATGGCAGCACTGAAGGCAAAAGCCCGTCAGATTCAGGCTCTTCTTGATGAAAAGAACGGCGGCATGTGATTGGAGGCTTTATGAAAAAAACAGTAAAGATACTTTGTGCCGTTTTAGCGGCTGTATTGTGTTCACAGATATTTCTTTCCTGCTCAAGTTCCGGTCTTACGCCGGAGGAAAAAAGGCTTAAGAAACTTCAGGCAAAGCAGCGGAAGGATGCCTATACAGGCTGGATTTATGTTCCTGAGAGAAAGTTTTCAATTACTAAGGATGACATAAAAATTGATATGAACGGAAGTACGGGAACATTCGGTCTTTATGCAATTCCTGAACAGGGAAGTCCCGTACCGCTCCTTTCAAATTATGATTCATTTACCTCAACGTTCGTAAGCGTAAAAATCGGTCGCAAGGAATACCGCCTTAACAGGGAAAACGGTGTAAAAAGTGAAGCCCGCCGTACACCTTACGGGGCCCAGATGTGCTATACGATAGAAAAACAGGCTCAGGTTGTTGTGGATTTTAGTTTCCTGCCGTCCATTGCAACTTCATCCAGGGTAGACATGCTTCGCGTAACGATTTATACGATTAACCTTGGAAGAAGTACTCAGTCTTTTACCGTAAAGAGTGTCTTTGATACTGTTCTTGGAGAAAATACTGTTTCTCATTTTTCTACGGCTGCAAAGTCAAAAATTAATTCTGAAGTTCAGTATCTTTCCATGTCAAATGATTTATGGGTACGTTCATCGAATGAAAGTACTTCAGTTCAGTTCCTTCTTGATGGAAAAGGCATAACTTCACCGTCTCACGTAACGCTGGCCAATAAAGATTCACTCTCAACTACAAACTGGATTCCTCAGACTACAGAAGCAAAGAGTTTTAATTCTGTAATTTCATACAATAATTCTGCTGTTGGCATTAACTGGAAAACGGCTTATCTTGATCCGCTTAAAACCAGTGTAATTACATTCTATATGTCTGTGGGAATCAGCGGAAATGAACCGGCGGGAAAAGATTTCCTTAAGGCTCTGGAAGAAGGTCGTACCGCCCTTGCCGCATCTCTTCCGGATTTTGCACCTTATACGAATGTAGCTCCAAGTCCGTCTGAAATTTCTGAGGATGAACTGAAGACTCCTTATTATGAGAATATGCCTGTAATTCCGGGGCAGCAGGATACTGTTGCGGATCCGGAAACTTCTGCATCCGGTGAAAGTGATTCTCCTGAGGATTCTGCAGGACTTTCTCCGGAACCTTCGTCAGATTCTTCTAAGGAAAATGAAGTAACTGTGCCGGAAAAAGTTGTAGTTACAAAGATGCAGCTTAATCCTGAATATATACAGCAGCTTCTTGACCATATTGCAGAACTGGAAGCTGATGATCCTGGCATAAATAAGGCGGAAATAGATGCTTTGAATGCAGAACTTGACGGAATCCTCCTTATGCTTAAGTCAATGGAATAAGTTGAGGTTACATGGCCCGGTCTGCAGTTGAAAGAGCTCGT
Above is a window of Treponema rectale DNA encoding:
- the greA gene encoding transcription elongation factor GreA; the encoded protein is MAEELENSVREMLKKESWTRAGINDFTKNNLMELAETLEKARAENCEKQIKEICDEQLAHSKDSIVALYLSGMIALRSGDVDTSSLVTLIEIFEKNLKDSLVEYLCDSILEEDSQNKFALRKLAEFYKNSNNDKVWELYERIVKADFEEADIAKILAERYESQENKETAISYYKKALLRYVTAKNSNAVKEVWSKLVKLIPEDLDFFLRVERKVTKSINGYKAASLMQEVYQYYKDIAKWDTAISILKIILEHDPKDTWARKEITECYSAKYADHTHLEDYIRLSNLNQAYRDVFEAINDFEKHIAFDAKNFIFHRTWGVGKIMKVEGDMLTINFGKKTGVRQMNLEMAVKALQPLDRGHIWVLKATKKKEELVKLVKNDIEGTLKTIIRSFNNNCDDKRIKAELVPSILTQGEWTSWHTKAVKILESNPVFDVNPNDINFYTVRDHEISKAERLANEFKAEKNFFAKVDIITRYINLDDFDPTEEQFADMFSYFAGYVKAFSNITEQVTASFLIIQDITKKVPAIESPIKFSFADLYSEISSRRGMYAKLKDSKNTNLRQQFLSNVRQLEDWDKQYTHLFPVVLKKSLLDEMINAGKKDRVIHMVQNCFNEYRNYRDAAIYLYDQCRDTEWFKEAAVSEEKQLVTMVNIISLCYREINNHVNTVDNKKTIKNATTLLFADKVNGDVENRMLEFMLSKDRDTITRMYTMINDVRDLDSTFKSQLRNGILAAYPDFKFQETETKQEAPKGTLVTAKMLEIKRALAEDIEKVQLPKIAKEVGDAKEKGDLKENAEYISAREAQSRMNSKLAKLKEELARATVFDPTTVTTSFVSFGTTVTLFNNIEGKEEVLTILGPWESNSEEGIISYLSPLGDSLLNLKAGDEKTFTINDHHYDYTVKAIAAAKF
- a CDS encoding tetratricopeptide repeat protein, encoding MGIQSQSAFEQAYKLMEICCLDQAGAVLNDTLTSDLDNKDIVYSIQYCAFWQKTLEKLPKLDSFDQGEYLVNHWKDFMSVVQPEKVLKESEFLGKTVYSLKKGVFSLALECYTKALDRTAGDESLSAEINRKRGLCYKKLGSYENALDCLTQSVQLLPNNAAAVAEKADCFALCGETKYAKLLFREAFFMNARKIDFDFLDSPLINLLINEVRAKGYEGDALHEWIPVYGVLLGVFNKKRELKFLEVLRLKQEIYSRENELKDPSCNSAVITPRLINLYFWLIDHYALSKDSMANINEVLLKIRDHDRNIWKIYINE
- the rpe gene encoding ribulose-phosphate 3-epimerase, translated to MDNKIVLSPSLLSADFSDLGGALKEIEKTDGSWVHIDVMDGHFVPQVTYGQPVIKSIRKCSALPFDVHLMIEKPEMSIPSYIESGADYITFHAEATAHADLCIQMIHNAGKKAGVALCPSTPVSVLEELLPYIDLVLVMTVNPGWGGQKLIPYTVEKVRKLADIRRREGLGFLISVDGGVNSKTLPLVLEAGTDVVVSGSSFFTGELKWN
- a CDS encoding tetratricopeptide repeat protein, whose product is MELIKKTFRFIIVPVLIFTCTAAAFSQELDARGRSYVQGLESYRNGDWTGASLFLRQAVASPVYSTADSWYILILSEMYAENYTGVVNDADYFLSTFEDSGLGPYVSYQKGRALHYLGQNDDAVIVLSDYCHQNPGDAMYPSALFWLGECFYDDYNFETARALYEKVVADFPENEKSPDAQFKLDLIAQREREQKLLYLLKMTGEEYLSSREEYEKQLREYQTEDLVSLRRQLNAANQRIKELEAGAAKVQVPSASNGVSDEEMAALKAKARQIQALLDEKNGGM